A genomic window from Brachyspira sp. SAP_772 includes:
- a CDS encoding DEAD/DEAH box helicase yields the protein MAEKLKKKDIKENNKQSDTLLDYSNNEEDNTNFNIKDVKIINDERQNWLYYTRAPLMDNYRDNLYREYYSISVLLSLRGEGNEKSLGLSLKLIDIEKKRQLRIVELESFLFSCVTGDKQKIEDEEYRIELEDFSRGEAKLIRFLNNLYADALQNQENGKLWFKDYNAYQCLTMLKDVANIRLESKVITFSDEVLNIIIETYYNENKDLILDINIKDVELNRVYTFGENCDYILYKDIFYKTNPSYPKIKKNIFKKPITVNRAYIKDFCSRVLPNLKKDFHIELPENIKENEILAFPAQALLFLDYDGSNVFSTIKFKYGSFTVDPYTNKFTSSNMFDNEVNEIYRDKEKEEYFCNTLSKYLDKVGDYTFASSDDEKIFYLCYKILPMLQDKGWTCFYSESFKSLKLNVKPLKMKVSLTKDINFFEINFSFEGVKEIHDLSDIIRAVKVENKEYIRLQNGSFVPIDLEVIDYIAKMLKDNPIENNEDNRYLLPMFSAPYFADMLEKHSGIELDLDDSAIETISNIKRVDYDEEPPKNIVGEFRNYQLIGYKWLRKLADMSLNGILADDMGLGKSFQTIATILKEKENGEKLTSLIIAPTSCVANWYYEIKKFAPSLEAIVLTGSLKSRMKKIRAVSNYDVAIISYSTLRRDVKALSENEFNYVILDEAQHIKNANTQNAKTVKSLKSLKRLALSGTPIENSISEMWSMFDFLMPGFLGKHKDFIEDYEAPILSGLETSNEALDNLKTRIAPFILRRLKTDVLKDLPPKHTVVNYCDLTKDQKELYMSILEAARIEIFETVKRKGFAQSHIEIFSALTRLRQVCCHPRLMHHDLRGDSHTSGKFNMFIEMIREAISGGHSVLVFSSFTRMLNIMRDAFNKLNINYLYLDGTTKNRMDLVHRFNAGEAPIFLLSLKAAGTGLTLTQADTVIHYDLWWNPAVEDQATDRAYRIGQKRVVTNYKLVTRGTIEEKILELQNKKRVLIDTVVGDSMGDINKLSWDEVKNLIN from the coding sequence ATGGCAGAAAAATTAAAAAAGAAAGATATAAAAGAGAATAATAAACAATCTGATACCCTTTTAGATTATAGCAACAATGAAGAAGATAATACTAATTTTAACATAAAAGATGTAAAAATAATAAATGATGAAAGGCAAAACTGGCTCTACTACACGCGTGCACCTCTAATGGATAATTATAGAGATAATCTTTATAGAGAATATTACAGCATATCAGTATTATTGTCATTACGCGGTGAAGGAAATGAAAAGAGCTTGGGGCTTTCACTTAAACTTATAGACATAGAGAAAAAAAGACAGCTAAGAATTGTAGAGCTTGAGAGTTTTTTATTTTCTTGCGTTACCGGTGATAAACAAAAAATAGAAGATGAAGAATATAGAATAGAATTAGAGGATTTTAGCAGAGGCGAAGCTAAACTTATAAGATTTTTAAACAATTTATATGCCGATGCTTTACAAAATCAAGAAAACGGCAAATTATGGTTTAAAGATTATAATGCCTATCAATGTTTAACTATGCTTAAAGATGTAGCAAATATTAGATTAGAAAGTAAGGTTATAACATTCAGCGATGAAGTATTAAATATTATTATAGAAACCTACTACAATGAAAACAAAGATTTAATATTAGATATAAATATAAAAGACGTAGAGCTTAACAGAGTATATACATTTGGGGAGAATTGCGATTATATATTATACAAAGATATTTTTTATAAAACTAATCCGTCATACCCAAAGATTAAAAAGAACATATTTAAAAAGCCTATAACTGTTAATAGAGCATATATAAAAGATTTTTGTTCAAGGGTGCTTCCAAACTTAAAAAAAGATTTTCACATAGAACTTCCTGAGAACATAAAGGAAAATGAAATATTAGCATTCCCTGCACAGGCATTATTATTTTTGGACTATGATGGAAGCAATGTATTTTCTACTATAAAGTTCAAATATGGTTCTTTTACAGTTGATCCTTATACTAACAAATTCACAAGCAGCAATATGTTTGATAATGAAGTAAATGAAATATATAGAGATAAAGAAAAAGAGGAATATTTTTGTAATACTTTGTCTAAATATTTGGATAAGGTTGGAGATTATACTTTTGCTTCATCGGATGATGAGAAGATATTTTATTTATGCTATAAAATTTTACCTATGCTTCAAGATAAGGGCTGGACTTGTTTTTATAGTGAATCTTTTAAATCCCTAAAATTAAATGTTAAACCTCTTAAAATGAAAGTTTCTCTCACTAAAGATATTAACTTCTTTGAAATTAATTTTTCATTTGAAGGAGTTAAAGAGATACATGATTTATCAGATATTATAAGGGCTGTAAAAGTAGAAAACAAAGAATATATAAGGCTTCAAAATGGTTCATTTGTGCCGATAGATTTAGAGGTTATTGATTATATAGCTAAAATGCTTAAAGATAACCCTATAGAAAACAATGAAGATAATAGATATTTACTCCCAATGTTTAGTGCTCCATACTTTGCTGATATGCTTGAAAAACATAGCGGTATAGAATTAGATTTAGATGACAGTGCAATAGAGACAATATCAAATATAAAAAGAGTTGATTATGATGAAGAACCCCCAAAAAACATAGTGGGAGAGTTTAGAAATTATCAGCTTATAGGTTATAAATGGCTTAGAAAACTTGCAGATATGTCATTAAACGGAATACTTGCAGATGATATGGGTCTTGGAAAGAGTTTTCAGACTATAGCTACAATCTTAAAAGAAAAAGAAAATGGAGAGAAACTCACTTCTTTAATAATAGCACCAACTTCATGCGTTGCCAACTGGTATTATGAAATAAAAAAGTTTGCCCCATCTCTTGAAGCAATAGTTTTAACAGGAAGCTTAAAATCAAGAATGAAAAAGATTAGGGCTGTAAGCAACTATGATGTAGCTATAATATCCTACTCCACTTTAAGAAGAGATGTAAAAGCACTTAGTGAAAATGAGTTTAATTACGTGATACTCGATGAAGCACAGCATATAAAAAACGCCAACACACAAAATGCAAAAACAGTAAAAAGCTTAAAATCATTAAAAAGACTTGCATTAAGCGGTACACCTATAGAAAACAGTATAAGCGAAATGTGGTCTATGTTTGATTTTTTAATGCCGGGTTTTTTAGGCAAACATAAAGACTTTATTGAAGATTATGAAGCTCCTATTTTATCAGGCCTAGAAACTTCAAACGAAGCTTTGGATAATCTCAAAACAAGAATAGCACCTTTTATATTAAGAAGATTAAAAACTGATGTACTTAAAGATTTGCCTCCAAAACACACGGTTGTAAATTACTGCGATTTAACTAAAGACCAAAAAGAGCTTTATATGTCAATACTTGAAGCTGCGAGAATAGAGATATTTGAAACAGTAAAAAGAAAAGGATTTGCACAGTCTCATATAGAAATATTTTCAGCTCTCACAAGACTAAGACAAGTTTGCTGTCACCCAAGACTTATGCATCATGATTTAAGAGGAGACAGTCATACAAGCGGTAAGTTTAATATGTTTATAGAGATGATTAGAGAGGCTATATCAGGGGGGCATAGCGTATTAGTATTTAGCTCTTTTACAAGAATGCTTAATATTATGAGAGATGCATTTAACAAACTCAATATAAATTATCTTTATTTGGACGGCACTACAAAAAACAGAATGGATTTAGTGCATAGATTTAATGCAGGAGAAGCTCCTATATTTTTACTTAGCCTAAAAGCAGCAGGCACGGGGCTCACACTCACACAGGCAGACACTGTTATACATTATGATTTGTGGTGGAACCCGGCAGTTGAAGACCAAGCAACAGACAGAGCATATAGAATAGGTCAAAAAAGAGTGGTAACTAATTATAAGCTAGTAACAAGAGGAACAATAGAAGAGAAGATTTTAGAACTTCAAAACAAAAAAAGAGTGCTTATTGATACAGTAGTAGGCGATTCAATGGGCGACATTAATAAACTAAGCTGGGACGAAGTGAAGAATCTTATTAATTAA
- a CDS encoding tetratricopeptide repeat protein — MRLKIFACMFSCIMFTGLLFAQETITVQPDDKVVTNEAPVSRKGEPLEKDLLQSIDFAANSLFSIKLNATNFDRYIRITSYSTNLDFVRFTRDKTNAFLTFATLTPGIAKLNFQVDTEDNIIRRYIYTINVTNGNPITDTNSTMFDAETTNETAATNEMINTNETSTNTVNTNAAETNTTATNAASANNTTQAQKAASITKTKPAEDNSQVALLFKSAEDLKNIKDYDNAITSYNNVISQYPDSKYAVYSYFRVGDIYNLNKDYTNAFDAYKKASELKTANNNQKAAALYSMGIVRKAENNNEEAMKYFNDVIAKYPNTYSYGNAVYEVANNLKQMGRLSDGLDMLEKSLASKDKFSKRADSMLLLAEIYETGNNNVRDFNKAYLTYNQYLAEYPNTSKTKYANDRKNFLSRNAVNIR, encoded by the coding sequence ATGCGTTTAAAAATATTTGCATGTATGTTTTCTTGTATTATGTTCACAGGGCTATTATTTGCTCAAGAGACAATTACAGTACAGCCAGATGATAAAGTGGTAACTAATGAAGCTCCTGTTTCTCGTAAGGGAGAGCCTTTAGAAAAAGACTTGCTTCAATCAATAGATTTTGCTGCTAATAGCTTATTTTCTATTAAATTGAATGCTACTAACTTTGACAGATATATTCGTATTACAAGCTATTCTACAAATTTGGATTTCGTGAGATTTACTAGAGATAAAACTAATGCCTTTCTCACTTTCGCTACATTAACACCGGGCATAGCAAAACTTAATTTCCAAGTAGATACAGAAGATAATATAATTAGAAGATATATATACACAATAAATGTAACTAATGGAAATCCTATAACAGATACTAATTCTACAATGTTTGATGCTGAAACTACTAATGAGACAGCTGCTACAAACGAGATGATAAATACAAACGAAACATCTACAAATACAGTAAATACAAATGCAGCAGAGACTAATACAACAGCTACAAATGCCGCAAGTGCTAATAATACTACTCAAGCACAAAAAGCTGCATCAATAACTAAAACAAAACCAGCAGAAGATAATTCTCAAGTTGCTTTATTATTTAAATCTGCAGAAGATCTTAAAAATATAAAAGATTATGATAATGCTATAACTTCTTATAACAATGTAATCTCTCAATATCCAGACTCAAAATATGCTGTTTATAGTTATTTTAGAGTAGGCGATATTTATAATTTGAACAAAGATTATACCAATGCTTTTGATGCTTATAAAAAGGCTTCTGAGTTAAAAACTGCTAACAACAATCAAAAGGCAGCTGCTTTATATTCAATGGGTATTGTGAGAAAAGCTGAGAATAATAATGAAGAGGCTATGAAATATTTTAATGATGTTATAGCTAAATATCCTAATACTTATTCTTATGGAAATGCTGTATATGAAGTTGCTAATAACTTAAAACAAATGGGAAGACTTTCTGACGGATTGGATATGCTAGAGAAATCATTGGCTTCAAAAGATAAATTCTCTAAAAGAGCAGATTCAATGCTTCTTCTCGCAGAGATTTATGAAACAGGCAACAATAATGTAAGAGATTTTAATAAAGCTTATTTAACATATAATCAATATTTAGCAGAATACCCTAATACTTCAAAAACAAAATATGCTAATGATAGAAAGAACTTTTTATCAAGAAATGCAGTTAATATAAGATAA
- a CDS encoding DUF2147 domain-containing protein: MKKIILLIIIFSSYIYAANNAKDIEGFWAMPDKPRGRMKVAKIIVINNKLYAYAIAFQDDAKTTLDIHNPDKTLRDKDLRGLTFIYDIEFKDGEWQTGRIYHTDQGSSYYAKVTLSDDKKSLSLKASLDKGGIVGASVKWTRLSEEEAKKYNDIPISSLRTVEGNPIN; the protein is encoded by the coding sequence ATGAAAAAGATTATATTATTAATTATTATATTTTCTTCATACATATATGCGGCAAATAATGCTAAAGATATTGAAGGTTTTTGGGCTATGCCTGATAAACCTAGAGGAAGAATGAAGGTAGCTAAGATAATAGTAATTAATAATAAACTTTATGCCTATGCTATTGCTTTTCAAGATGATGCGAAAACTACTCTTGATATTCATAACCCAGATAAAACCCTTAGAGATAAAGACCTTAGAGGACTTACATTTATTTATGATATAGAGTTTAAAGACGGTGAGTGGCAAACTGGAAGAATATATCATACAGACCAAGGAAGCTCATATTATGCAAAAGTTACTTTATCTGATGACAAAAAATCATTATCTCTAAAAGCTTCATTAGATAAAGGCGGGATAGTTGGTGCTAGTGTAAAATGGACAAGATTATCCGAAGAAGAAGCCAAAAAATATAATGATATACCAATTAGCAGTTTAAGAACAGTAGAAGGCAATCCTATAAATTAA
- a CDS encoding peptide ABC transporter substrate-binding protein, translating into MKINRFLKLHILIILASILLLSCHKEPKRILNEITVSVGGKPNSMDPSKISSINSMIYINHLFENLTIKDENGDVVAGAAEKWISSNNNTIYIFYIRTNAKWADGFDLKADDFVYAWQRIVDPKTQSPLSVYLENIKNAHEIINGNMDKEQLGVKALDNDILYVELEYPVPYFDELVCHTAYTPLREDIVSKNENNWSLNAETMIGNGAFQIVRIDDYRLVIRKNTDYWNYKNIKADIINFEFINDPNEALSLIEKDELYFYNSIPINKKDELFEKNIARNAAKTSLYFYEINNKINPLSNPTIRKAISLAIDRNFIIENIVKSDDIAASAIVPYNIKYNGKDFRTENTNEYFSTEDYTNNVELAKQLLEEAGYKNSNDFPVIELLTDYGVHIEIANAIKKMLKENLNIDTIVIAKPFNEFIRTRRRGNFDIARRSWAGGYNHPMSFLSLLQKDYLLNEGKYYNPLYDENIRNYLTTQDIKYLHSAEKIAIEDMAIIPLFYYNSIVMQSPKLINVTCDNFGVYNFKNAEIVESTDN; encoded by the coding sequence ATGAAAATAAATAGGTTTTTGAAATTACATATATTAATTATCTTGGCATCAATTTTATTACTATCATGCCACAAAGAACCTAAAAGGATATTAAATGAAATAACAGTATCAGTTGGAGGCAAACCAAACTCAATGGACCCTTCAAAAATATCATCTATTAACTCTATGATATATATAAATCATTTATTTGAAAACCTCACTATAAAAGATGAAAATGGTGATGTAGTAGCAGGTGCAGCAGAAAAATGGATATCATCAAATAACAACACTATATATATTTTTTATATAAGAACAAATGCGAAATGGGCTGATGGCTTTGATTTAAAGGCTGATGATTTTGTATATGCATGGCAAAGAATAGTTGATCCTAAAACACAGTCGCCTCTCTCTGTATATTTAGAGAACATAAAAAATGCACATGAAATAATAAATGGAAATATGGATAAAGAACAGTTAGGTGTGAAAGCATTAGATAATGATATATTGTATGTTGAATTGGAATACCCTGTTCCATATTTTGATGAATTGGTATGCCATACTGCTTACACCCCTTTGAGAGAAGATATAGTAAGCAAGAATGAAAATAATTGGTCTTTGAATGCTGAGACTATGATTGGCAATGGTGCTTTTCAAATTGTAAGAATAGATGATTATAGGCTTGTTATAAGAAAAAATACAGATTATTGGAACTACAAAAACATAAAAGCAGATATAATTAATTTTGAGTTTATAAATGACCCTAATGAGGCTTTAAGCTTAATAGAAAAAGATGAATTATATTTTTATAATAGCATACCTATAAATAAGAAAGATGAATTGTTTGAAAAAAACATAGCAAGAAATGCCGCAAAAACTTCATTATACTTTTACGAAATAAATAATAAAATAAATCCGCTTTCAAATCCTACCATAAGAAAAGCAATATCATTAGCAATAGATAGAAACTTTATAATAGAAAATATAGTAAAATCTGATGATATAGCAGCATCAGCCATAGTGCCTTATAACATAAAATATAATGGTAAAGATTTTAGAACAGAAAATACAAATGAATATTTCTCTACAGAAGATTATACTAATAATGTAGAATTAGCTAAACAGTTATTAGAAGAAGCAGGATATAAAAACTCAAATGATTTTCCTGTAATAGAACTTCTCACAGATTATGGAGTTCATATAGAAATAGCTAATGCCATAAAAAAAATGCTTAAAGAAAATCTTAATATAGATACTATAGTTATAGCAAAACCATTTAATGAGTTTATAAGAACAAGAAGAAGAGGCAATTTTGACATAGCAAGACGCAGTTGGGCTGGAGGCTATAATCATCCTATGTCATTTTTATCATTACTTCAAAAAGACTATTTATTAAATGAAGGAAAATACTATAATCCTTTATATGATGAAAATATAAGAAATTATTTAACAACTCAAGATATAAAATATTTGCATTCAGCAGAAAAGATTGCTATAGAAGATATGGCTATAATACCTTTATTTTATTATAACAGTATAGTTATGCAAAGTCCAAAACTTATTAATGTTACATGCGACAATTTTGGTGTATACAATTTTAAGAATGCCGAAATTGTTGAAAGTACAGATAATTAA
- a CDS encoding gamma-glutamyl-gamma-aminobutyrate hydrolase family protein: MNKIIAISGNILIENNIKKSFVNDSYIQSVVRANGMPVIIPIIKDKDIIKKMVENASGIIMTGGVDIHPFYFNQEPHPKIGAISKERDEFDFTVLDYAVKMKKPILGICRGIQLINVYFGGDLIQDIESQTKSNILHSQTAPTDVATHKIKIDKNSILYDLLGEESEVNSFHHQAIGKVAKDFNIAAKANDDIIEAIEYKDKNHFILALQWHPELMSENNIKMQNIFNKFIFICENNK, encoded by the coding sequence ATGAATAAAATTATAGCAATATCTGGAAATATATTAATTGAAAATAATATTAAAAAATCATTTGTAAACGATTCTTATATACAATCGGTTGTAAGGGCAAATGGAATGCCTGTTATAATACCAATAATAAAAGATAAAGACATCATAAAAAAAATGGTAGAAAATGCTTCTGGTATTATTATGACAGGCGGAGTCGATATTCACCCATTCTACTTTAATCAAGAACCTCACCCTAAAATTGGAGCTATTTCAAAAGAAAGAGATGAGTTTGATTTTACAGTATTAGATTATGCAGTAAAAATGAAAAAACCTATCTTAGGAATATGCCGAGGTATACAGCTTATTAATGTATATTTTGGAGGAGATTTAATTCAGGATATAGAATCTCAAACTAAAAGCAATATACTGCATTCTCAAACAGCTCCAACAGATGTTGCAACACATAAAATAAAAATAGATAAAAACTCTATACTTTATGATTTATTAGGCGAAGAAAGCGAAGTTAATAGTTTTCATCATCAGGCAATAGGAAAAGTTGCTAAAGACTTTAATATTGCCGCAAAAGCTAATGATGATATTATAGAAGCTATAGAATATAAAGACAAAAATCATTTTATATTAGCTCTTCAATGGCACCCAGAATTAATGTCTGAAAATAATATAAAAATGCAAAATATATTTAATAAATTTATTTTTATTTGTGAAAATAATAAATAA
- a CDS encoding FAD-dependent oxidoreductase, whose amino-acid sequence MKVIVIGCNHAGTWAAKTLKATDPNCQVVTYDRNDNISFLACGIALWVGGVVKDPKGLFYASPEGLKSEGIEVYMGHEVTKIDWANKKMTVKELKTGKEFEDNYDKLILATGSWPVTPPIEGLKQEGTTYGLKKGIFFSKLYQQGQDIIDEIAKPEVKKVMVVGAGYIGVELIEAFKNHGKEVILMEAMPRVMANYFDKEITDEAEKRIKDAGIELHLGETVKKFEGEDRVKKVVTDKGSYDVDMVVMSVGFRPNSELYKDYLETLPNGAIVVDTTMKSSKDENVYAIGDCSSVYSCSSKSHEYIALATNAVRMGIVAANNILGKKVNYCGTQGSNAICVFGYNMASTGWSEETAKKKGLKVKSNFFRDAERPEFMPTYEDVLVKIVYEEGTGRLLGAQIASKHNHAEAIHAFSLAIANEMTVQDFALSDFFFLPHYNKPLSWMTMVAYTAK is encoded by the coding sequence ATGAAAGTAATAGTAATTGGTTGTAACCATGCTGGTACATGGGCAGCAAAAACTTTAAAAGCTACAGATCCTAATTGTCAGGTAGTAACTTATGATAGAAATGATAATATATCTTTCTTAGCTTGCGGTATTGCTCTTTGGGTTGGCGGTGTAGTAAAAGATCCTAAAGGTTTATTCTATGCTAGTCCTGAAGGTTTAAAAAGCGAAGGAATAGAAGTTTATATGGGTCATGAAGTAACTAAAATAGATTGGGCTAACAAAAAAATGACTGTTAAAGAATTAAAAACTGGTAAAGAGTTTGAAGATAATTATGACAAACTTATTCTTGCTACTGGTTCTTGGCCTGTAACTCCTCCTATTGAAGGTTTAAAACAAGAAGGTACTACTTATGGGCTTAAAAAAGGTATTTTCTTCTCTAAACTTTATCAACAAGGTCAAGATATTATTGATGAAATAGCTAAACCAGAAGTAAAAAAAGTTATGGTAGTTGGTGCTGGTTATATAGGTGTTGAACTTATAGAAGCATTCAAAAACCATGGTAAAGAAGTTATTTTAATGGAAGCTATGCCTAGAGTTATGGCTAACTATTTTGATAAAGAAATTACTGATGAAGCAGAAAAAAGAATTAAAGATGCTGGTATAGAATTACATTTAGGTGAAACTGTTAAGAAATTTGAAGGTGAGGACAGAGTTAAGAAAGTTGTTACTGACAAAGGTTCTTATGATGTAGATATGGTAGTTATGTCTGTTGGTTTCAGACCTAATAGCGAACTTTATAAAGACTATTTAGAAACTTTACCTAATGGTGCTATTGTAGTTGATACTACTATGAAATCTTCTAAAGATGAAAATGTTTATGCTATAGGAGACTGTTCTAGTGTATATTCTTGCTCTTCTAAATCTCATGAATATATTGCTTTAGCTACAAATGCTGTAAGAATGGGTATTGTTGCTGCTAATAATATTTTAGGTAAAAAAGTTAATTATTGCGGTACACAAGGTTCTAACGCTATTTGTGTATTTGGTTATAACATGGCTTCTACTGGTTGGTCTGAAGAGACTGCTAAGAAGAAAGGTTTAAAAGTTAAATCTAATTTCTTTAGAGATGCTGAAAGACCAGAATTTATGCCTACTTACGAAGATGTATTAGTAAAAATCGTTTATGAAGAAGGTACTGGAAGATTATTAGGTGCTCAAATTGCTTCTAAACATAATCATGCTGAAGCTATACATGCATTCTCTCTTGCTATAGCTAATGAAATGACTGTTCAAGATTTCGCATTATCTGACTTCTTCTTCCTTCCTCACTATAACAAACCATTATCTTGGATGACTATGGTTGCTTATACTGCTAAATAA
- a CDS encoding ABC-F family ATP-binding cassette domain-containing protein: protein MAKSIINIVNISKRFIDRVLLDDVNLLIEEKSKIGMIGRNGAGKTTLLKILMGLEEADDGEVIFSDDVRIGYLRQQGDFDESEKVIDYLVRVSGKESWKCSKIASRFGIDHIKVNYNIGSLSSGYRMRVKLAEMMLEEPNFLILDEPSNFLDLNTLIDLENFLMDYNGGFLIVSHDREFLKTTCEKTVEIEKGKLTYFPGNIEDYFEYKEEKEYTIKKYNKNVEERKAHLERFVERFRYKASKAKAVQSRIKQIEKLKTIEINHPAKSVRIRLPEVESKKGFAIISDDLSVGYGEKVVATSRRMEIPRGSRVAVLGENGEGKTTFLRTIAGRLKPVSGNYNYSYGIKLAYFGEDTYKNITANDNVLSYLKKNAKQGLLTQELLTLLGSFLFSGEDVNKDVKVLSGGEMARLSLLCAITQCADVLILDEPTNHLDFETVEALANSLRDYGGTIFFTSHDRTFASLLADTIIEVKDKKLSLYNGDYEAYVYKVRLEALEEEERELEYQEANSTKDTSAAEKNNSNYEERKKIRNRLSKAESMLKKYEKEIEDYKKEEIDILNFFEKDYNDDKSKRLLEVKKLIEEKENEWLLINEEIDSIKAMLE from the coding sequence ATGGCTAAGAGTATTATAAATATAGTTAATATATCCAAGAGATTTATAGACAGAGTTTTGCTTGACGATGTTAATTTGCTTATAGAGGAGAAATCCAAAATAGGCATGATAGGTAGGAATGGTGCGGGTAAGACCACTCTTTTAAAAATTCTTATGGGGCTTGAAGAGGCAGATGATGGAGAGGTAATATTCTCTGATGATGTGAGAATTGGTTATCTTCGTCAGCAGGGAGATTTTGATGAGAGTGAGAAGGTTATAGATTATCTTGTAAGAGTTAGCGGAAAAGAATCTTGGAAATGCTCTAAGATAGCTAGCAGGTTTGGAATTGACCATATAAAAGTTAATTATAATATTGGAAGCTTATCTAGCGGTTATAGAATGAGAGTGAAGCTTGCTGAGATGATGCTTGAAGAGCCTAATTTTTTAATACTGGATGAACCTTCAAACTTTTTGGATTTAAATACATTAATAGATTTAGAAAATTTTTTAATGGATTATAATGGAGGTTTTTTAATAGTTTCTCACGACAGGGAGTTTTTAAAGACTACTTGCGAGAAAACTGTTGAAATAGAAAAGGGTAAACTTACTTATTTTCCGGGCAATATAGAAGATTATTTTGAATATAAAGAAGAGAAAGAATATACAATAAAAAAATATAATAAGAATGTAGAAGAGAGAAAGGCACATTTAGAAAGATTTGTTGAGAGGTTTAGATATAAGGCATCAAAAGCAAAAGCAGTACAATCTCGTATAAAACAAATAGAGAAATTAAAAACTATAGAGATTAATCACCCAGCAAAGAGTGTGAGAATAAGATTGCCTGAAGTTGAATCTAAAAAAGGTTTTGCTATTATATCTGACGATTTATCTGTGGGCTATGGTGAAAAGGTAGTGGCAACAAGCAGGAGAATGGAGATACCTAGAGGAAGCAGAGTTGCGGTGCTTGGAGAGAATGGAGAGGGTAAGACCACTTTTTTAAGAACTATAGCAGGAAGGCTTAAACCTGTATCTGGAAATTATAATTATTCTTATGGTATAAAGCTTGCATATTTCGGAGAAGATACTTACAAAAACATCACTGCAAATGATAATGTACTTTCTTATTTAAAAAAGAATGCCAAGCAAGGTCTTTTAACTCAAGAGCTTTTAACACTTTTAGGAAGTTTTTTATTTTCTGGAGAAGATGTTAATAAAGATGTAAAGGTGTTGAGCGGAGGAGAGATGGCAAGATTATCTTTGCTTTGTGCTATTACACAATGTGCAGATGTGCTTATATTGGATGAGCCTACGAACCATTTAGATTTTGAAACTGTTGAGGCACTTGCTAATTCTCTGCGTGATTATGGAGGTACTATATTTTTCACTTCGCACGATAGGACTTTTGCTAGTCTTTTAGCTGATACCATAATAGAAGTTAAAGACAAAAAACTCTCTCTCTATAATGGTGATTATGAGGCATATGTTTATAAGGTTCGTTTGGAGGCTTTAGAGGAAGAGGAGAGAGAATTAGAATATCAAGAGGCTAATAGCACTAAAGATACAAGTGCGGCAGAAAAAAATAATAGCAATTATGAGGAGAGAAAAAAGATTAGAAATAGGCTTTCTAAGGCTGAATCTATGTTAAAAAAATATGAGAAGGAAATAGAGGATTATAAAAAAGAAGAGATTGATATATTAAATTTTTTTGAAAAAGATTATAATGATGATAAGAGTAAGAGATTATTAGAGGTTAAGAAATTAATAGAAGAGAAAGAAAATGAATGGCTTTTAATCAATGAAGAGATTGATAGTATAAAGGCTATGTTAGAATAA